In a single window of the Limnochorda sp. L945t genome:
- a CDS encoding exo-beta-N-acetylmuramidase NamZ family protein: MLVERGAANLRDLRVGLITNPTGLTRELKSTADVLLQAGVKLKALFGPEHGARGAVQDAIPVEDFVDPRTGVRVHSLYGKTQRPTPAMLRGLDVLVFDIQDVGVRFYTYIYTMAYALEAAASEGLKFIVLDRPNPLNGVIVEGATLDPAFASFVGDYELPFRYGLTVGELARYLNGTRGWRAALEVVTMDGWRRSMWFDETGLPWVMPSPNMPTLETATVYPGTVLFEGTNLSEGRGTCRPFELIGAPWVSSARLVDALYENMEAAGVRGALIREAYFIPTFDKYQGEVCRGVQVHVVDRSAYEPVKAGVVFLKTLRDLHPEAFQWRRFDDGAYAIDRLAATDALRTMIDRGAPLDELVARMAVGADAFARGRTLYLLYS; the protein is encoded by the coding sequence GTGCTGGTGGAACGTGGCGCAGCGAACCTGCGCGACCTGCGCGTGGGGCTGATCACCAACCCCACGGGCCTGACGAGGGAACTCAAGAGCACCGCCGACGTACTGCTGCAAGCCGGCGTGAAGCTGAAGGCATTGTTCGGCCCGGAGCACGGGGCCCGCGGAGCGGTTCAGGATGCCATTCCCGTCGAGGACTTCGTCGACCCGCGCACCGGCGTGCGCGTCCATAGCCTCTACGGCAAGACGCAGCGCCCCACGCCTGCCATGCTGAGGGGCCTCGACGTGCTGGTGTTCGACATCCAGGACGTGGGCGTGCGGTTCTACACCTACATCTACACCATGGCGTACGCGCTGGAGGCGGCCGCAAGCGAAGGTCTCAAGTTCATCGTCCTTGACCGTCCCAACCCCCTCAACGGGGTGATCGTGGAGGGGGCCACGCTCGACCCGGCGTTCGCCTCCTTCGTGGGAGACTACGAGCTGCCGTTCCGCTATGGCCTCACCGTGGGCGAGCTGGCTCGGTACCTCAACGGGACGAGAGGGTGGAGGGCTGCCCTCGAGGTCGTCACGATGGACGGGTGGCGGCGAAGCATGTGGTTCGACGAGACGGGGCTCCCCTGGGTCATGCCCTCGCCCAACATGCCCACGCTGGAGACGGCGACGGTGTATCCGGGGACCGTGCTCTTCGAGGGGACCAACTTGTCCGAAGGGCGGGGCACGTGTCGGCCCTTCGAGCTCATCGGGGCGCCCTGGGTGTCGTCGGCGCGGTTGGTCGACGCACTGTATGAGAACATGGAGGCCGCCGGGGTGCGGGGCGCGTTGATCCGGGAGGCGTACTTCATCCCGACGTTCGACAAGTACCAGGGAGAGGTCTGCCGGGGCGTCCAAGTCCACGTGGTGGACCGGAGCGCCTATGAGCCGGTGAAGGCCGGCGTGGTCTTCCTCAAGACGTTGAGGGACCTGCACCCGGAAGCATTCCAATGGCGCCGGTTTGACGACGGCGCCTATGCGATCGACCGGCTGGCCGCGACGGACGCCCTGCGCACCATGATCGACCGCGGCGCCCCGCTCGACGAACTCGTGGCGCGCATGGCCGTCGGCGCCGACGCCTTCGCCCGCGGGCGGACGCTCTACCTCCTCTATTCGTAA
- a CDS encoding DMT family transporter gives MSGVWKALAAAVLFGLSTPLAKGLLGSTSPQVLAGLFYLSSGIGLRLMGLVPRLRPFLRAEAPLRREDQPWLAGAVVFGGILGPLLLLVGLQRTTGSAASLLLNLEGVFTALLAWFVFKENVDRRIALGMALIVAGGTVLSWQGGPEWGELAGPLAVGAACLCWAIDNNLTQKVSAGDPVQIAAIKGLVAGSVNVGIALALGAAPPPPSLVAGAAAVGFACFRVSLMLYVLGLRELGTARTGAYFSFAPFVGAVASLLLWREPVTPSLVAAGALMAAGLWLHLTERHDHWHVHEPLEHVHRHVHDEHHRHEHAPDDPTGEPHTHLHRHELLAHRHAHFPDIHHRHPH, from the coding sequence ATGAGTGGGGTCTGGAAGGCTCTAGCAGCCGCCGTCCTGTTCGGGCTCAGCACGCCGCTGGCCAAGGGGCTGCTCGGGTCGACGTCGCCTCAGGTACTCGCCGGCCTCTTCTACCTCAGCTCGGGGATCGGGTTGCGCCTGATGGGGCTGGTGCCGCGCCTTCGCCCCTTCTTGAGAGCGGAGGCCCCGCTGCGGCGGGAAGACCAGCCGTGGCTGGCGGGGGCCGTCGTGTTCGGTGGCATCCTGGGCCCGCTCCTCCTGCTGGTCGGCCTGCAGCGGACGACCGGTTCGGCGGCCTCTCTGCTCCTGAACCTGGAAGGCGTCTTCACCGCGCTGTTGGCCTGGTTCGTGTTCAAGGAGAACGTCGACCGCCGCATCGCCCTCGGCATGGCCCTCATCGTCGCCGGCGGGACGGTCCTCTCGTGGCAGGGCGGCCCGGAGTGGGGAGAACTGGCCGGCCCCCTGGCGGTCGGCGCCGCGTGCTTGTGCTGGGCCATTGACAACAACCTCACCCAGAAGGTGTCCGCCGGGGATCCGGTCCAAATCGCGGCCATCAAAGGCCTGGTCGCGGGAAGCGTCAACGTCGGCATCGCGCTCGCGCTGGGCGCCGCGCCACCGCCGCCTTCCCTCGTGGCGGGTGCGGCGGCCGTCGGCTTTGCCTGCTTTCGCGTGAGCCTCATGCTCTACGTGTTGGGGCTACGGGAACTGGGGACCGCCCGCACTGGTGCTTACTTCTCCTTCGCGCCCTTCGTGGGGGCCGTGGCTTCACTGCTGCTGTGGCGAGAACCCGTGACGCCCTCCCTGGTGGCCGCCGGGGCGCTGATGGCCGCGGGCCTGTGGCTGCATCTCACGGAGCGGCACGACCACTGGCACGTCCATGAGCCGCTGGAGCACGTCCACCGCCACGTGCACGACGAACACCACCGGCACGAACACGCCCCCGACGACCCGACAGGCGAGCCTCACACCCACCTACACCGTCACGAGCTGCTCGCCCATCGCCACGCGCACTTCCCCGACATCCACCACCGGCACCCCCACTGA
- a CDS encoding IS3 family transposase, whose product MPRAFTADAPSRLWVADLTQHPTDEGWLYLATVLDAFSRRVVGWAMAERATAELVIDALDMAVWNRRPRGELVHHSDHGARYPSLAFSRRLEAAGILDSMGSVGDALDNAVAESFFATLQTELLNRAPWPTRQALKTAVFEYIEAFYNRRRRHSALGYLSPEDFERRWHLHHEVPATAA is encoded by the coding sequence GTGCCACGCGCCTTCACCGCCGATGCGCCCAGCCGCCTCTGGGTGGCCGACCTGACCCAGCACCCCACCGACGAGGGGTGGCTGTACCTGGCGACCGTCCTCGACGCCTTCTCCCGCCGGGTCGTGGGCTGGGCCATGGCGGAGCGGGCCACGGCCGAGCTGGTCATCGACGCCCTGGACATGGCCGTCTGGAATCGACGGCCCCGTGGCGAGCTGGTCCATCACTCCGACCACGGCGCCCGGTACCCCTCCCTGGCCTTCAGCCGCCGCCTGGAGGCGGCCGGGATCCTGGACTCCATGGGCTCGGTGGGCGACGCCCTGGACAACGCGGTGGCGGAGAGCTTCTTTGCCACGCTGCAGACCGAGTTGCTGAATCGCGCGCCCTGGCCGACCCGTCAGGCCCTGAAGACGGCCGTCTTCGAGTACATCGAGGCCTTCTACAACCGTCGTCGACGCCACTCGGCCCTGGGATACCTGAGTCCGGAAGACTTCGAGAGGAGGTGGCACCTCCACCACGAAGTCCCCGCTACGGCTGCTTAG
- a CDS encoding type II toxin-antitoxin system RelE/ParE family toxin, which yields MVPELGEPSIRELVVRPYRLVYRVAEQRVEVLAIIHGSRGFRRAWF from the coding sequence GTGGTTCCCGAGTTGGGCGAACCTTCGATTCGGGAGCTTGTCGTAAGGCCGTATCGACTCGTTTACCGAGTAGCGGAACAACGGGTCGAAGTGCTGGCCATCATCCACGGAAGCCGGGGATTCCGCCGAGCCTGGTTTTGA
- a CDS encoding GyrI-like domain-containing protein, producing the protein MASLSRRAGCAPPVGSIQQYDVQVEEVRPVTAMMVRKVGAVREAGPRVAAVMAYLVQQGRRPDGPPVAVYFDEEFDPERTDFAAGWPVGQPLPRGDSPAGPVEVLTLPGKRVAWVKHVGPYGELGDAYRALLDHIKASGLRVTGPPREWYLTDPASTPDPSQHVTRVEFPVG; encoded by the coding sequence TTGGCATCCTTGTCGCGCCGGGCCGGATGCGCTCCGCCGGTCGGATCGATCCAGCAGTACGACGTCCAGGTGGAAGAGGTACGGCCGGTGACGGCCATGATGGTGCGCAAGGTGGGGGCCGTGCGAGAGGCTGGCCCCCGGGTCGCGGCGGTCATGGCGTACCTGGTGCAACAGGGGCGCCGGCCGGACGGCCCGCCGGTAGCCGTCTACTTCGATGAAGAGTTCGACCCCGAGCGAACCGACTTTGCTGCCGGATGGCCGGTCGGCCAGCCCCTTCCCAGGGGCGACTCGCCGGCAGGGCCGGTCGAAGTCCTGACCCTTCCGGGCAAGCGAGTGGCCTGGGTGAAGCACGTGGGGCCGTACGGCGAACTCGGCGATGCGTACCGGGCGCTGCTCGACCACATCAAGGCGAGCGGGCTGCGGGTGACGGGGCCGCCGCGGGAGTGGTACCTCACGGATCCGGCTTCGACACCGGACCCGTCGCAGCACGTCACGCGCGTTGAATTCCCGGTCGGGTGA
- a CDS encoding type II toxin-antitoxin system HicA family toxin gives MSPRAPRVTGAELVRALQRAGFRVVRIKGSHHHLRREGSSLVTVPVHRGEIIYPRLLMSILDQAGLTVEELRRLLNNDPSR, from the coding sequence GTGAGCCCTCGGGCACCCCGGGTGACGGGGGCGGAACTCGTGCGCGCACTCCAGCGAGCGGGTTTTCGGGTCGTCCGGATCAAGGGCAGTCATCATCACCTGAGGCGAGAAGGGAGCTCGTTGGTCACCGTTCCGGTTCATCGCGGGGAGATCATCTACCCGCGGCTGCTGATGTCCATCCTGGACCAGGCCGGGTTGACGGTCGAAGAGCTGCGCCGACTGCTCAACAACGACCCCTCACGCTGA
- a CDS encoding type II toxin-antitoxin system HicB family antitoxin, with the protein MVRRFKVVLEWDEDGPGYVVRVPALPGCFTQGSTRQQALERVREAIEGHLQALAANGEPIPEGDVDVSIEEVEVPV; encoded by the coding sequence GTGGTGCGGCGCTTCAAGGTCGTTTTAGAGTGGGACGAGGATGGGCCCGGCTACGTGGTCCGTGTGCCAGCCTTGCCCGGTTGCTTCACCCAGGGCAGCACCCGCCAGCAGGCGCTGGAAAGGGTCCGGGAGGCCATCGAGGGGCATCTGCAGGCCCTCGCAGCGAACGGTGAACCGATCCCAGAGGGCGATGTGGACGTCTCCATCGAGGAAGTCGAGGTGCCTGTGTGA
- a CDS encoding UPF0175 family protein, with product MPELTVVLPDHVSRDEALLYLAMKLYEARKLSLGKAAELAGYSVRAFAEILNKQGISVFRYPPDELDKDVQHALDPHRG from the coding sequence ATGCCTGAACTCACGGTCGTCTTGCCCGACCATGTTTCGAGGGATGAGGCCCTTCTTTACCTCGCGATGAAACTTTACGAGGCACGTAAGCTTTCACTGGGCAAGGCCGCCGAGCTGGCCGGTTATTCCGTCCGGGCGTTCGCAGAGATCCTCAACAAGCAAGGGATCTCGGTATTCCGTTACCCGCCTGACGAGCTCGACAAGGACGTGCAGCATGCCCTCGATCCTCATCGTGGATAG
- a CDS encoding NAD-dependent epimerase/dehydratase family protein → MPCLRTPCGARLVVMDNLYMYGPPEGPMTEETPHRATGPKGRLRAQLAQLLLDAHRSGRLPVAIGRASDFFGRTRNNSVSLLVFETVVRKGKASWLGSLDAPRTSSYLPDVAWGLTTLAEHPDEAFGQAWHLAAAEPLTGRQFIQMVFEVAGKPLRFTRHAPDAPPGRTLFADHPGGSGAVLPVRPAVRDGHDQVREGVRAAGDAVPRRDSRHAGVVPRITPARAALIAGRDP, encoded by the coding sequence ATGCCATGTCTCCGGACGCCCTGCGGCGCCAGGCTCGTGGTCATGGACAACCTGTACATGTACGGCCCGCCCGAAGGCCCCATGACCGAGGAGACGCCTCACCGGGCAACGGGCCCCAAGGGGCGGCTGCGCGCCCAACTCGCGCAACTGCTCCTCGATGCGCACCGTTCGGGCCGCCTGCCGGTGGCCATCGGGCGTGCCTCGGACTTCTTCGGGCGCACGCGCAACAACTCGGTGAGCCTGCTCGTCTTTGAGACGGTGGTGCGCAAGGGGAAGGCGTCGTGGCTCGGCAGCCTGGACGCGCCGCGCACCTCGAGCTACCTGCCGGACGTCGCCTGGGGTCTGACCACCCTCGCCGAACACCCCGACGAGGCGTTCGGCCAGGCATGGCACCTGGCGGCAGCCGAACCGCTCACAGGGCGCCAGTTCATCCAGATGGTCTTCGAGGTAGCCGGAAAACCGCTACGCTTCACGCGTCACGCGCCCGACGCTCCGCCTGGCCGGACTCTTTTCGCCGATCATCCGGGAGGTTCTGGAGCAGTTCTACCAGTTCGACCAGCCGTTCGTGATGGACACGACCAAGTTCGAGAAGGCGTTCGGGCGGCGGGTGACGCCGTACCGCGACGCGATTCGCGCCACGCTGGAGTGGTTCCGCGGATAACGCCCGCCCGCGCCGCTCTCATTGCCGGCCGGGATCCCTGA
- a CDS encoding DinB family protein, whose amino-acid sequence MTTNVSTERLTRAVLALLDEAFAGPKGDQSWFTDRGPRAGLLGFLDGISHEAASTPPGPGRATIVAHANHVRFGLNLANRWFGGEDAYASVDWAKSWAIQSLDAAGWQQLRQELRREYEDLRQSAASAGKWVDNDVALTGILAHIAHAAYHLGAIRQIARSVMP is encoded by the coding sequence ATGACGACGAATGTGTCGACGGAACGGCTCACACGTGCGGTTCTGGCCCTGCTGGACGAGGCGTTCGCCGGACCGAAGGGCGACCAGAGTTGGTTCACGGACAGGGGCCCGAGGGCCGGATTGCTGGGATTCCTCGATGGGATCTCTCACGAAGCGGCGTCCACCCCGCCCGGCCCAGGCAGGGCCACCATCGTCGCTCACGCAAACCACGTGCGCTTCGGCCTCAACCTGGCCAACCGCTGGTTTGGCGGCGAGGACGCCTACGCCTCGGTGGACTGGGCCAAGAGCTGGGCCATTCAATCGCTGGACGCCGCTGGCTGGCAGCAGCTCCGCCAGGAGCTCCGCCGCGAGTACGAGGATCTGCGGCAGTCCGCTGCCTCGGCCGGCAAATGGGTCGACAACGATGTGGCGCTCACGGGAATCCTCGCGCACATCGCGCATGCGGCCTATCACCTCGGCGCCATCCGGCAGATAGCCCGCAGCGTCATGCCTTGA
- a CDS encoding sporulation protein YunB has protein sequence MLSRTGGPIGGSRNAGQWRTLAGAVLVALMLGAAGLGWALDRMLTPPIDRWARQQLTLLASRAVAEAADQVGQAAGMRPLVTYRMGSDQQVVGIEYNWLAISRIMARTAQSLDRELRNLSSQDVSVPLGEVTGLRTIGGRGPAVRVRLVSVGSFTVEPFSEFRDAGYNQTLHRIGLGVSVQVAVVAPFIGDTVRVEARIPVVENQVVGRVPAFLMQTGNLQIGGPGQAVGGGAAPAARTGAPSPAP, from the coding sequence ATGTTGAGCAGGACAGGCGGCCCCATCGGCGGGTCCAGGAATGCGGGGCAGTGGCGAACGCTGGCCGGGGCGGTCCTGGTGGCGCTCATGCTGGGCGCGGCTGGCCTGGGGTGGGCGCTCGATCGCATGCTCACCCCGCCCATCGATCGGTGGGCCCGCCAGCAGCTCACCTTGCTCGCCTCCCGGGCCGTGGCCGAGGCGGCCGACCAGGTGGGCCAGGCCGCCGGCATGCGGCCCCTGGTGACGTACCGGATGGGATCGGACCAGCAGGTCGTGGGGATCGAGTACAACTGGCTCGCCATCAGCCGCATCATGGCCCGCACCGCTCAGAGCCTCGACCGGGAGCTCCGCAACCTCTCCTCGCAGGACGTATCGGTGCCGCTCGGCGAGGTGACCGGCCTGCGGACCATCGGTGGCCGGGGGCCGGCGGTGCGGGTGCGGCTGGTGAGCGTGGGGTCGTTCACCGTCGAGCCGTTCTCGGAGTTTCGAGACGCCGGGTACAACCAGACGCTGCACCGCATCGGCCTCGGCGTGTCGGTCCAGGTAGCGGTCGTGGCTCCTTTCATCGGCGATACGGTGAGGGTGGAGGCCCGCATCCCGGTCGTCGAAAACCAGGTCGTGGGAAGGGTGCCGGCGTTCTTGATGCAAACGGGCAACCTGCAGATCGGGGGGCCGGGCCAGGCCGTGGGCGGCGGGGCGGCGCCGGCCGCCCGGACGGGCGCGCCTTCACCCGCTCCGTGA
- a CDS encoding penicillin-binding protein 1A, producing MGRLPSSGRKETVGLGTRAVGSARRLLVLVAAIVMASMLGAVAGALAALVRGAPSLDELRFDPRQTTYLYDRKGRVITRLALEHRVPVSIDEIPKAMQQAIIAVEDSDFEYHHGIDLRAMLRALWVDLRTWSRVQGGGTITMQLARNAFLSQEKTITRKIKEMIWAVQLERRYTKEEILEAYLNEIYLGQGAYGVEAAAETYFGKSIREVTLAEAALLAGLARSPEGLYDPFRHPDRALARRNFVLDRMVEVGYISPRAAEEAKKQPLGVKRLQRDQGIARYFVDYVVQDLLDRYGKEMVWGGGLRVYTTLDLDLQREAEETIRTGLPVFSRDADGISQPEAAIVTLDPQTGDILAMVGGRGEDKYNRAVLATRQPGSAIKPFIWLAALDRGYATPATVIEDKPLSFPDPNGGPPWEPKNYNNQFIGPVTLRTALENSINTVAVQLLQQVGPATVMSYMEKMGITTLVRGPGSPNDLNLSLALGGLTRGVTPLEMAAAYGVLAAGGVYSKPRAILRVDDASGYTLEENPPRQKVVLSEVSTYLLTDMMRGVVERGTGRQARLPDGRPVAGKTGTTQDYTNAWFVGFTPDLVTSVWIGNDVQSKPIVGPKGQQIGSATAARLWGQYMRQAVAGFPVRDFPRPAGIVDHVRIDTKTGLLAPPDCGLPPSQVRDEIFAKGTEPTEESPNCRQPWWQIPDWLRQPIEGLFDGGR from the coding sequence ATGGGCCGGCTGCCATCCTCTGGTCGAAAGGAGACGGTGGGGTTGGGGACCCGGGCCGTAGGGTCAGCACGGCGGCTGCTGGTGCTGGTGGCGGCCATCGTGATGGCCTCGATGCTCGGGGCCGTGGCCGGGGCCCTGGCAGCCCTGGTGAGGGGCGCGCCCAGCCTGGACGAGCTCCGTTTCGACCCGCGCCAGACGACTTATCTTTACGACCGTAAGGGCCGGGTCATCACCCGCCTGGCCCTCGAGCACCGGGTGCCCGTGAGCATCGACGAGATCCCCAAGGCCATGCAGCAGGCCATCATCGCGGTGGAAGACAGCGACTTCGAGTATCACCACGGGATCGACCTGCGGGCCATGCTGCGGGCGCTTTGGGTGGACCTGCGCACCTGGAGCAGGGTGCAGGGCGGCGGCACCATCACCATGCAGCTGGCGCGCAACGCGTTCTTGAGCCAGGAGAAGACGATCACCCGTAAGATCAAGGAGATGATCTGGGCCGTTCAGCTCGAGCGGCGCTATACGAAGGAAGAGATCCTGGAGGCCTATCTCAACGAGATCTACCTCGGCCAGGGAGCCTATGGCGTCGAGGCGGCCGCGGAGACCTACTTCGGCAAGTCGATCCGGGAGGTCACCCTCGCGGAGGCGGCGCTGCTCGCCGGGCTCGCCCGGAGCCCCGAGGGGCTGTACGACCCCTTCCGCCATCCTGACCGGGCGCTTGCCCGCCGCAACTTCGTGCTCGACCGCATGGTGGAGGTCGGTTACATCTCGCCTCGTGCCGCCGAAGAGGCCAAGAAGCAGCCCCTCGGGGTCAAGCGCCTGCAGCGCGATCAGGGGATTGCCCGATACTTCGTGGACTACGTGGTCCAGGATCTCCTCGACCGCTATGGCAAGGAGATGGTTTGGGGCGGCGGCCTGAGGGTCTACACGACCCTGGACCTCGACCTGCAGCGTGAGGCCGAGGAGACCATCCGCACGGGCCTGCCGGTCTTCTCCAGGGATGCCGACGGCATCTCCCAGCCGGAGGCCGCCATCGTGACGCTCGACCCCCAAACGGGCGATATCCTGGCGATGGTCGGCGGCCGGGGGGAGGATAAGTACAACCGGGCGGTCCTGGCCACGCGCCAGCCGGGGTCGGCCATCAAGCCTTTCATCTGGCTGGCCGCGCTCGATCGGGGCTACGCCACGCCGGCCACGGTGATCGAGGACAAGCCGCTCAGCTTCCCCGACCCCAACGGCGGGCCGCCCTGGGAGCCCAAGAACTACAACAACCAGTTCATAGGGCCCGTCACGCTGCGTACCGCGCTCGAAAACTCCATCAACACCGTGGCCGTGCAGCTCCTGCAGCAAGTCGGCCCGGCCACCGTCATGAGCTACATGGAGAAGATGGGCATCACGACCCTGGTCCGTGGCCCCGGCTCGCCCAACGACCTCAACCTCTCCCTCGCCTTGGGAGGCCTCACCCGTGGCGTTACCCCGCTCGAGATGGCGGCCGCTTACGGGGTGCTGGCAGCAGGGGGCGTCTACTCCAAGCCGCGGGCGATCCTGCGGGTGGACGACGCCAGCGGCTACACGCTCGAGGAAAACCCGCCGCGCCAGAAGGTAGTACTCTCCGAGGTGAGCACCTACCTGCTCACCGACATGATGCGGGGCGTGGTCGAGCGCGGCACGGGCCGGCAGGCCCGGCTGCCGGACGGGCGTCCCGTGGCCGGCAAGACGGGCACCACCCAGGACTATACCAACGCCTGGTTCGTGGGGTTCACCCCGGACCTCGTGACGTCCGTGTGGATCGGCAACGACGTACAGAGCAAACCCATCGTGGGGCCCAAGGGCCAGCAGATCGGCAGCGCGACCGCCGCCAGGCTGTGGGGGCAGTACATGCGCCAGGCCGTCGCCGGCTTTCCGGTACGGGACTTCCCGAGACCGGCGGGGATCGTCGACCACGTCCGGATTGACACCAAGACCGGGCTCCTGGCGCCCCCGGATTGTGGCCTGCCTCCCTCGCAGGTCCGCGACGAGATCTTCGCCAAAGGCACGGAGCCCACCGAGGAGTCGCCCAACTGCCGGCAGCCCTGGTGGCAGATCCCCGATTGGTTGCGCCAGCCCATCGAGGGCCTCTTCGACGGCGGGCGCTGA